The Flavobacterium faecale genome has a segment encoding these proteins:
- a CDS encoding prephenate dehydrogenase, which produces MKVYVVGIGLIGGSMVLDIKGLYPEATVYGVDLNEDHVAEALKLGVIDQAAKLEEVVNADFVIVSVPVDVAMKVVPQVLDYAGEETIVFDVGSTKSPICEAVANHPKRRNFIAAHPIAGTEFSGPSAAITGLYQGKTNIICEVEKTAFKLQERALDLFRAIGMRIRYMDPKSHDKHIAYVSHLSHISSFMLGKTVIEKEKIEQDIFDMAGSGFESTVRLAKSSPAMWTPIFKQNKEQVVETLEEYISNLTQFKELLQDDNYDAIYDEMQSVNKIKVILNGLKK; this is translated from the coding sequence ATGAAAGTATATGTAGTTGGAATAGGATTAATTGGTGGTTCGATGGTTTTGGACATCAAAGGTTTGTACCCAGAGGCGACGGTTTATGGCGTGGATTTGAATGAAGATCACGTTGCTGAAGCATTAAAATTGGGGGTGATTGACCAAGCTGCCAAATTGGAAGAGGTTGTGAATGCTGATTTTGTAATTGTATCAGTTCCTGTTGACGTAGCAATGAAGGTCGTGCCTCAAGTTTTGGATTATGCAGGGGAAGAAACGATTGTTTTTGATGTTGGTTCGACCAAGAGTCCGATTTGTGAAGCAGTCGCAAACCATCCAAAGAGGAGAAATTTTATAGCGGCTCACCCAATTGCAGGTACAGAGTTTTCGGGTCCATCAGCAGCGATTACTGGTTTGTATCAAGGTAAAACAAACATTATTTGTGAGGTCGAAAAAACGGCTTTTAAGTTACAAGAGCGCGCGTTAGATTTGTTTAGAGCTATTGGGATGCGCATACGGTACATGGATCCAAAGTCGCATGACAAGCACATCGCCTACGTATCGCATTTGTCACACATAAGTTCGTTTATGCTTGGTAAGACGGTGATTGAGAAAGAAAAAATTGAGCAAGATATATTTGACATGGCGGGTTCTGGTTTCGAAAGCACGGTTCGTTTGGCAAAAAGTTCGCCAGCAATGTGGACACCAATTTTTAAACAGAACAAGGAACAGGTTGTAGAAACGTTGGAAGAATATATTTCGAATTTGACACAGTTCAAAGAATTGTTGCAAGATGATAATTACGATGCAATTTATGATGAAATGCAAAGTGTGAATAAAATTAAAGTAATCTTGAACGGTTTGAAGAAATAA